The window TCCAGGGGACCCGCGCGAGCGGGAGCGCATCGCCCGGCGCGGCGTCGACAGCACGGGCACAGTCGGTCACCGTCTCCAGCGAGTTCGGCGTGTGTTCCGTATCGAGCATCACGAAGTCGGCATCGGGAGCGAGCAGTTCGGCGACGGCAGGGTCGGCGAGCGAGGCCCAGGTCCCGACGACGGGGTCGCCACTGCGGAGTGCGTCACGCATGGCTCGGAGGTAGTGCGGTCCACGCAAAAAGACCGGTGCGGCGCCGGGGGTTGTCAGTCCTCGCAGCAGCCGCCGGCCTTGCCGCCGAAGTCGACCGCGAGCGGGTCGGAGATGAGCTCGTTCAGCTCCTGCAGCGAGAGTTCGAGTCGGTTCTGTGCGGCCTGGAACTCGGCCATCTCCGGGATGTCGTTGAGCTCCTGCTGGGCCTCCTGCAGTTCGCGGAGGTCCTCGTTGGTCGCGTCGCCGGTCTGCCGGGCGAGCATGAACTCCTCGCGGAGCTGCTCGAACTCCCGGACCTGCGCCTGGATCTCCTCGTCGGACTCGACGGCCTCCTTCGCCTCCATGAACTCCTGGTAGGCTGGCAGTTCGGTGATGACCTCGCCGAGTTCCGAGGCGAGTTCCGTCGCCTGTGCCGCCGGGTGTTCCGCCTCCGTGTCGACCTCGCTCGAGTCGATGCTCATTGGCCGCGCTTGGGACTGACACGATTTAGGTCTGCCGAACGCACGCGCCGAGGGACGCCGGGACGTGGCGGGTCCCGGCACCCTCAGTCGGGACCCTCGACCCCGTAGTCCTCCTCGGCGACGACGACGTTGAGGATGGTCCCCACAGGGAGTGCCATCCCGACGACGTACATCCAGGTCAGCAGGAGCAACACGCCCCCAGCGACGCCGTAGAGCTGGACGCTCTGCGAGGTGGAGGCGTAGAGGCTGTCCCCGATACCCGATACCCGATACCACCCCGACGACTGCCACGAACGTTGCGACGGTCCGTGCGGTGGGGACGTGCGACCCGCCACGACGTCGTTCGACACGGACAGCTCAGAGGACCAGCGAGACCACGAGCAGGACGAGGAAGATGACGACCATGATGCGGGCGATCTCCATACTGATACCCGCGACACCGCGCGCGCCGACGAGCCCAGCGACGATGGCCAGCACGAAGAAGACGAGCGCGTACTGGAGGAAATCACCCGAGAACAGCAGCGGCATCATCGGAAGCGACGAAGCGAGTCCAGACGCAAGTGATACTGGGAGGCTCACTGACATCAGCTGTGGTCGCCACGTGGATACTTATCCTGGACCTAAGCACTGACAGTCCGGTTCCTCGCCGGAATCCGATGGCGACAGCGCCGGCGGCTCGGGACCCGCGGAAACACCGACGTTATACGCGCCGAGGCGTACCCTCGGACAATGAGTCAGGACGCCGACGCCCCCGAGCGGACGGAGGGTGACCTCACGCGGACCGGGATGGCGCTCAAGCACGAGCGCACGTGGGACTACGAACTCGACCGCATCGTGGAGGCCGTCGAGGAACGGGACGCCGAGAAGGTCGGCCTGCAGTTCCCCGAGGGCCTGAAACGCCGGGGGCCGAACGTCGCCGACGACCTGCGCGAACTGCTCCCCGACGG of the Haloglomus salinum genome contains:
- a CDS encoding YlbF family regulator — encoded protein: MSIDSSEVDTEAEHPAAQATELASELGEVITELPAYQEFMEAKEAVESDEEIQAQVREFEQLREEFMLARQTGDATNEDLRELQEAQQELNDIPEMAEFQAAQNRLELSLQELNELISDPLAVDFGGKAGGCCED
- a CDS encoding YihY/virulence factor BrkB family protein → MSNDVVAGRTSPPHGPSQRSWQSSGWYRVSGIGDSLYASTSQSVQLYGVAGGVLLLLTWMYVVGMALPVGTILNVVVAEEDYGVEGPD
- a CDS encoding DUF1328 family protein, which produces MMPLLFSGDFLQYALVFFVLAIVAGLVGARGVAGISMEIARIMVVIFLVLLVVSLVL